The following nucleotide sequence is from Myripristis murdjan chromosome 22, fMyrMur1.1, whole genome shotgun sequence.
TAAGGGTTTCCCTTGATTCTGTAACCGCACAATTTACAGCCACGTGATCCCTAGAGGGGCCTCTAATTAGTGAAGGCGAGTCTACCCGTCCACCAAGATGAAACCTGCTCAACGGGTTTGAAACCTGTATGTTCTTTCACAACCAGACGCAGCTCAACTCTGAAAAATGTGTAACATACCTCGCAAGAAACGACGATGCCATTATTTTTCCTATAGCATGTCTACTAGTTTATGCTTTTCTCAAAGTGAAAATccaacacacagggagagattGATAAGCTACTGAGCAGTAATCCCTGAAGGTGTGTCGGAGATACCAACACACATAACCACAGCATAAACCTATTTCTCCTTAGAGTTTCACAGGCAGCTTTTGCAGAGCAGGCCAAGAGGGGGATTTCCAGGAACTATGCAAAATGTTATTACTTTCTTTTAAACCTATGGCACTATTGATCTTTGGTTAGTGCCATTTTTCTCTGAAATGAAAGAACAGCCTATTCACCACTTGCTCAGGGTAAGTCACTGATGTACTATAGTGGCCATGTAGTAACATCTCACCTGGTAGTCTTTCCTCGAGATATTCGGGACATCCATGTTATGGGTGGATGGGCATATATCTTCATACTTCTTCTGGGTAAAGATGTCAAGCCCAGTGAGGTGAACCTGGGAAAACACACCTTGACTTAGGAAACCTGATCACTGACCAAGTGAACATTGGGGGTCACTTGTGAAATAAGGAATGATTTACATTGAAACACCAAACTGccttaaccccctgaaccccaaacccgcggGCGGGAtggaaagacatgtattttttaaaaaatcgccaaaattcaaccgtttatcatagctggaagctttaaaaacctattttttcgtcggaatttgaattttccgacggtacctgaatgcaacatgtccgacttcggtttagcggtagaaaaaaggacgaaactaaggcTAAAAAAGCGATTTTCATTCGaataattttattatacatgcttcattcaacaattcgccaaaaaatagtcgtttactcaatccagatcattcaaaaaacagaaaattctgcggtcttcagcggatctgagacatcttgattgattcaggtgagcccaacagtcgcgttacaaaaattcactgaatttcagtgtgttggtAACAGTAGTAATATGGAAGGGCAccaggcagtaaaaacgcctaagtttatacaggttggaaaaatgttaatatttcagaaaatacatcatgtgaagccctacttttttttttcctggatcagtgacacttgtgggcacctgaaaaaatgttgtgtacacttattccagtttttctcgatttttgtaaaataaattatccaaaaaaatcagtttgccctttttatttttttattatttatggcactataactctttcatactgtgtgaaagacatttttgaatggcttcaggtgatagccacagctgtgctgtttccatagaggtgcagcacttgtagttgcagtgaaaaacaagcccacagtgagccaaaatgtaaggggagcagaaaacgtcccaaaactgcttggggttcagagggttaaggtATGCATTCCAAAGTAAGTATGGGGATGTTCTACCTTGGCATGTCCATGCTTGCCGGTCTTAGAGGTAGACATTTCTACAATTTTGCAGGGACGTCCCTTCAGCATGACAAAGCCATTCTTCTTCAAGGAAGAGCACTGCAGGGGGTAGGTCCGAGAGGCGCCAGAATCTCCACTTTGGAAATCAGTCTCACTGTCTGCCATGATGGGTCACAGGCTGCAACAGAGAGGCACCCAGAGGAACAAAAGtgcacaaaacaaactgcagaaatCAGCAACATTACTCAGAAATACCTCCAGGAGAAAGAATC
It contains:
- the LOC115354147 gene encoding eukaryotic translation initiation factor 5A-1-like — translated: MADSETDFQSGDSGASRTYPLQCSSLKKNGFVMLKGRPCKIVEMSTSKTGKHGHAKVHLTGLDIFTQKKYEDICPSTHNMDVPNISRKDYQVLDIVDGYLSLMCFDNAGVVRDDLKLPDGDLGKEVERKFKAEEQFLVTVLSAVDEESVVGTKAMLNM